The following DNA comes from Silurus meridionalis isolate SWU-2019-XX chromosome 14, ASM1480568v1, whole genome shotgun sequence.
TGGCttctcttccacacacacacatacacagaagaTCAAATGACTCTCCCTCTAATGCTAATTAACACAAGAATGCCATTAGTAGAAATGTCCCCCTTTGACAATCAGCtgttcttcacacacacacacacacacacacacacacacacagagcaaaattaaaaaatgttttttctttcttaatttgttGCTAGGCCCAAACTAGCTAATGACTGAGGTTAAGATCGAGCAAATTAGCATGAATTTGACACACATCAATAAAATGCTGAAAGAATTAGCATAAATCCTCGCTGTATGTCGCTGTACATATCTTATGTTTGACATATAGTCTATAATGAGCCAGGACGTCGCTGGTATACAAAGCACTGTGTGAGGGACATCACCATTTACCTCACAACATTTGCCTCAGATGTGTTGCTAAACGACTGGAAAACGATTCAAATGATACAGCGATTGCAATTAGTGTGTAATGATGTTTCTCAGTGAAATCTTGTCTGGAAGTGTAATCATAGCTCAATTCTAGTCGAATGGAGTTCTTTTGTAGTGTTTTACCaacatttctgaggtaaatattgaGGTAAAACTTTTATCCAGAAGCTAAATCCAGCTAAGGAATTGAGATGCTTGTGAATTGATCGTCGCTAAACTGggtggtgtttttattttaaaaatagatgATAAGAAggatatattgtgtgtatttttgtggcAGAGGATAATCATGTGTCTTAAGACATAAGCTAAGTAAGgaaactatgtgtgtgtgtgtgtgtgtgtgtgtgtaagggtgtaaCTGATACCACCACTAGCAAGGAGATTCCTGACATTACTTCAGGATCTGATTCACATTATTGCGCTGACTGAGAAACTAAAcggagtgtgtgtgaaggagatgAAGGAAGGGTGGAAGGGTTTGCAGCTGTTTTCCGAGGTCCAGGGGGGTCTTCTTGGGTTTCATGAGATTTTAAAAGGACATAACAAGGACAGAGAGGCGGCGTTTGAAGACACActcacttttcctttttttacttcttctttcctttattgacattcatgaataaatgatgataaTACAAGATTTCCCTGTAACTTTCCTAGGCTTTCACAATCATTGACCAGAACAGAGATGGAATCATCAGCAAGGACGACCTGAGGGACGTGTTGGCCTCAATGGGTAAGAACTGAACATGGAGGTCACCTAAATAAGATAGATGAGTGGATTGAAaatagaaagatagaaaaaagCCATAAAaccaagtgaagaaaaaaaaagacacagacaACTAGTCAACCAGACAGACAAAGATAAGTAGAGATGACAGataaatgtggttcttctccaaacttctTCCACAAATTTGGAGTCGCACAACTGTATAAGACGTCTCTGAATGTGGTATAGTAAAATGTTGTGTTCACTCGAACTTGGAAacctaaatctagtggaacatcttcccagaagagtggagggaattataagatgCGGACAAAGCAGAGAAATGGGTAAATAGATCAATTGAAATAAAggcagatggacagacagacatgtaTACAGACTCTAAGCCATAATCTATTTCTGGGCTGACAGGTGGAAGGACAGACAGATCTCAGTACAAGTAGATATATGTGGACATTACATGGACAGTATGTAGTCAGAGACACCAATACATGGATTAACATAGGGAAAACCCAGACAGACAAGTAGACAAAGAAGATAACTAGACATTAAAATGCTGACATCCTCATAAATGCCCATCtatctattttctttctctgtaggTCAGTTGAACGTGAAGAATGAGGAGCTGGAGGCCATGATCAAGGAGGCCAGCGGCCCCATCAACTTCACCGTCTTTCTCACCATGTTCGGAGAGAAGCTGAAGGGTGagacacacattacacacacacacattaacatgaCTCAGTAAGACTCTCAGAAGATACAGCTACACAAGCATGACGCTGTCCGGTGTGTCCAGGTGCTGATCCCGAGGACGTCATTGTGTCATCTTTCAAAGTCCTGGACCCCGAGGGCACAGGCACCATTAAGAAGCAGTTGTAAGTACACTATTTATGGAATATATGTAATAGCACATATCTATTTTAGATATTTCTgacaatatatacattttttttatcctgtgcaGCCTGGAGGAGCTTCTGACCACTCAGTGCGACAGGTTCTCCGCAGAGGAGGTTAGCTCAAAACTCAAAACATCACTGCAAAACATCACTGTTCACAAGAATTCACATGATGTCCGGTTGAGTAGAAATCCAAAATCaagaaaattattataaatagtacAATACATCccataataaacacacaaacatcgaGATTAGCGACTTTCGTAATGGAACGGTTTTTACTTTTTGACATGGGTTTAAAGTCTTCAGGATGGTCAAATACACGCTTCTGTTGACATAGAAAGCTGCGTATTATTCACGTTTAACTTCATAAAAGAGGCTAAAGACAAGACAAACCCTTATTGCTGCTGAAACCTAAACGAGAACCGGAACAAAGCTGCTTCGTGGATGTTTTAtatcattaaatgtaactataaaaggataaaaagtgCATTTTTAATTGAAGACGTTGATCAGATGGCTCGGTTGTATAGTTTTAATTGGGATGGCAAAATTTTAAAGACTGAAGTCTTTAaatgggaattaatgggaataaagtgggaatttacaaaattgcaggttatcCTGTAACAGGGAAGTTAAATCTAGTAGCAgatagaaaataattttttttaaatgttgatatttatgtttgtaaatttccccaaattttaattaattcccataaattcctggtaagtttccaacttggaatatttccaaaattccccacaTGACGTTCCCATATAAAGTTCCTGGAAAGTTTCCACCCCTTTAAAACCCTActctttatacatttatatatctatattcgCATTTCTAAATGTTCTCGTTCTCCCCCGTTTCTCTCAGATGAAGAACCTGTGGGCCGCCTTCCCCCCAGATGTGGCCGGCAACGTCGACTACAAGAACATCTGCTACGTCATCACACACGGTGAGGAGAAGGAAGAGTAAAAATcgaagtgaagaagaagaagagatgaaCGCGCGTCCCTCACAAACGCTCCGCCCCGCCAGCCCGTCCTTTGTCCCTCCTTTTCTTGCTTCCTTCCTTTTTGTTACTCTCGAGCACTTCGTCCCTTTCACGCCCTCCTCCAAAAGACTCGTCTTGTCTCGTCAAAACACGCCGGCGCAGGAAATCCGTGTCTGTGGCGTCTGTccgtgggggaaaaaaaaagggattcgTTTGCAATAAAGTTCTTTTACCATCGTCTTGATCTCTCTTTCTGTCGCTCCTATttctttcctcctctcttttcttcattttcttccaCCACCTATTGGCTCTAGCTGCAacagctgttttgttttttcttctttttctgggGGGAGGGGATGAGGGTGATGAACCGGCTGgtcaaagaaaaaacaaaaatggagGGATTTCCTTCTACAATAGAAAAATCCAGCATCCAGTGTCAGCCATCTCGTTTTCCTCACTCCAACCAGAAAAGAACGAGAAGTgtccaaaaacaaaaaggggGGAACAGCTGGAGCGATCgatgaagagagaagagaaagtcAAGACAGTAGAGGAGTGGAGAGAGGTGACAGAAAGAAACCATTCccttcttctctccctctctcccctcaTCTTTTTTCGCAATCCCTCGCTTCCCTCATGCTTTTGCTCTGTCACCAACTCCTCTGTAAgcaataaaaagagagaaactgTGAATAAAGCAACCTTATCTTTCGTACGCCTGCGTCTGTCACTCCTGAGTGCaatacgagagagagagagagagagagagagagagagagaataagatgagagaatgaatgtataaattaatgaatgtagttgttaattactttctttcaacaaaacaaaagaatgaTTTCATTCAATAATGGAAAACAATGGCctttgatataaataaatagataaataaataaataaataatctgggTATCTAATCAGATGCGCCACGTGTCACCCTTCCAGCGAATTTCCagatttctttgtttaaaaaagaattgcatAAAGATACAGAATCAAATCTCGTAACTTTTAATGACCTCTGTAAACTTTGCAGTACATTAGGGGAAATAGatatgaaaaaagagaagaaagaaaagaaagaaaggtgctttattcttgcctctacacacacaaaaataaatcaaaccacACATGTTCATAAGTTATGTgcaataatgtgaaatgacacagggggAAAACGTATTGAACACATAAAGAAATGGCGGTGAAAAAAGGCATGGAAAGACAAGACACCTgctgaaatcaatcagtaattagaaagcagtCCTGCCCCGTGTCAGTAAAAATGAATATCAGCTGCTTCAGTCCCAACTGATGACCTGTATAAAGGTGTCAcattaccaaggtgtcacacaGGAAACATCTTATGATGGGTAAAAGTCAGGAGCTCTTTTAAGATCGCCGCAACCTAATTGTTGCGAAACATATTGACTGCAttggttacagaaggatttctaaacttctgaatgttctAGTAAACACTGTTGGTCCATAATCCAGAAGTGGAAAGAACATCATTTTACCATTTGTGAAGTAAAAGCCTGTTGAAGCTTTGCTGCACAACATTTTGGACAAGCTTGTGAAATACTGGGAGAATAaagtctggtcagatgagacctaAAATGAGCTCTGCCATAAAACACACCATGTTTGAAGGACAAATGGCACCGCACATCACCCCAGAAACACCAAACCAACAGTGACGttgggtggacatttcagcaagacgatgaccccaaacacacagctcaGGAAACAataccccatgcttcacagtagggatggtactcatcattcttcttcctccaaacacgtttagtggaattatgacccaaaagttctgttttggtctcatctgaccatatgatcatatattgtgatttctggattttttttttagattatgtctctcacagtggacatgcacctacaatgacaatttcagacccctccatgatttctaagtgggagaccttgcaaaatagcagggtgttcaaatacttattttcctcactgtctgtatgtatatatatatatatatatatatatatatatatatatatatatatatatatatatatatatatatatacacatatatatacatatatatatacacacacacacacacacacacaggagatcaaaattagagaacaatttataaacaattgaacaattctgaaataatgtcatcttcactgctcaacagttgagggagtttttgtcctgtctataccatgctaccagaacaccttttccacaaaataactaagacatttaaaaaaacattatgttgcagaaaacacactgatcaaaattagagaacactttcagatacctcttagttattggtgttaatctggcacctggtgctaatttccttgattatctgtcaacccctatttaactggcagcctaactggcgacaaactggagaaaaactgaacccaaagtgtgtaaagatattatttatatatatatatatatgtgtatatgtgtatatgtgtgtgtaaatagataaaagaaaaagaaattgagaGACACACTTCGCAAAAGTGAACacgttaaaaataaataaataaacaaccgTGAGGGACTTTAATATATTACGGTTTATTATTCATCACAATTAGAATCGTTATCGCaatgattatttaaatacacTGTGTACATTTTCCTCCACTGTACTAAAGGAATGATAAgctagaattttattttatttaagatttttgtgtacaaaaacaaacaaacaaaaaaccagaCATGACAAAAAGACAAGATTAAAGTAAattagtcttaaaaaaaaacctacaataaaaaaagagggttaaaacaaacattaaaaaggGAAACGAACGAGAAAAGCTGAGAGAATGAAGAAACGCAGATCCGTTTGAGGCTTCATGAAGGGGTTTTAAGTGCGAACTCGTGGGCATGTGCCGATCACAGGtaatataataaatcacaatattCAGGGTGCAAAATGTGGAGAACCCTTTCCAAATCTCCCATCATTTTATTGGACGAGAGCAAATCAGTGGGCGGGGTTATGTTTTAGATATACTATTGGGCAAATTTTAGAACGGAGATTAGTACATTGTGGTAGTTGTGGAAACAGGGGTGTGGCCTAACATTATTTTGTGAATGAAGGGCGGAGTCATCTCTCTGGCTCCACCCACCCGGTGTTCAGCCAGGCCCATGCTTCCACCATAGTTTGAAATGGAACGAACATAATGTACGAGTcacttgtgcaaaaaaaaaaaaaaaaataataataataataaaagaaaaaaaagaaaagaaaatcagtagTTATTACCTACGATATAGTTCGTCAATTCATTATATATACGCGATACGTTTTACACAATTATCGCGATATGAAAGAGTAACATCAGCACATGCCTATACTGAAACAGGAATATCAAATAATTCTATTTGTACCAACGCAGAGCCGAAATCGTGGCGGTGGTGGAGACATCATTTCGAAACAGCTCAAGATATTTACATGGCGCTGTATTACAATATGATCACATGACCACTCCTTGGAATAAAAGCATGGATCTGTTCTCTTGGGTTGCAGTTATTATCTATGACTtttctattacaaaaaaatttgacatttttgacgAGGTTTCAGATTTCATACCAATAGaaacagaacatttaaaataaataaataaataataataaaaaaaaaaaaaaagtgttcttttGGGTGCTTTTCAATTCCAAATGATGAAAACGTCGCCTCTAAAATGGTTATTTCTTTAAACCACACAATGAATATCATAGTAGACGGCTTAAAGCTGTAGAGGTTTAAAACTGGAGTTTttgcatatacagtaaaaatgaCTAAAAGTCAGACGTTTTTAGGTAAAGTACCATTTCCAGGGTTCATTCTGCTCCTCTACAACCCCTAGTGGCCAAaccaggctttttttttgtccccctccttttcttttcatttctacCCCTGCTTTAGAGGAGTCAGTCTGAGGGTTTGAAAGTT
Coding sequences within:
- the mylpfa gene encoding myosin regulatory light chain 2, skeletal muscle produces the protein MAPKKAKRRAGGGEGSSNVFSMFEQSQIQEYKEAFTIIDQNRDGIISKDDLRDVLASMGQLNVKNEELEAMIKEASGPINFTVFLTMFGEKLKGADPEDVIVSSFKVLDPEGTGTIKKQFLEELLTTQCDRFSAEEMKNLWAAFPPDVAGNVDYKNICYVITHGEEKEE